A genomic stretch from Lathyrus oleraceus cultivar Zhongwan6 chromosome 2, CAAS_Psat_ZW6_1.0, whole genome shotgun sequence includes:
- the LOC127117530 gene encoding F-box/kelch-repeat protein At3g06240 isoform X2: MFRKSFLAKDSSYYDDKSLLLHLLGEDFHHHLFSLSGEWFVKLKLLKPPFYRNHFEILGSVSINGVLCLRVKSIYNEGKIVILWNPTTEEYKQVPSSLSESISIGRNDGFVDYIIGYDRVKDDYKVVQIRYVSAWRIYREIYSLNSNSWKKLDVDISIYNNVNRHKIYIDGVCHWWNKDGIQSYLVSFDFSCESVIKTFMPSHVDDKLAGLSSCMVSKKLMILNGSIAFISNYLKMSTFHISILGEVGVKESWTKLFVVGRLPCLKYFVGAGKNDKMLFTRKDKELVWFDLNTGMIDKVGVKALSSRCSLLFHRESILPIRGI, encoded by the exons ATGTTCAG AAAATCTTTCTTAGCAAAGGATTCATCTTATTATGATGATAAATCTCTCCTCTTACATCTCTTAGGGGAAGACTTTCACCACCATTTGTTTTCTCTTTCCGGTGAGTGGTTTGTCAAGTTAAAGCTGCTAAAGCCGCCATTTTATCGGaatcattttgaaattttggGCTCAGTTAGTATTAATGGTGTTCTCTGTCTTCGTGTTAAAAGTATCTATAATGAAGGTAAAATAGTTATATTGTGGAATCCAACTACGGAGGAATATAAGCAAGTTCCTTCTAGTTTATCCGAATCTATATCTATAGGAAGGAATGATGGTTTTGTTGATTATATAATTGGTTATGACCGTGTTAAAGATGACTATAAAGTAGTTCAAATTAGATATGTTAGTGCTTGGAGGATATATAGAGAAATATATAGCTTAAATAGTAACTCTTGGAAGAAACTGGACGTTgatatatctatatataataatGTAAATAGGCATAAAATATACATAGATGGAGTGTGTCATTGGTGGAATAAAGACGGAATACAAAGTTATCTAGTGTCATTTGACTTCAGTTGTGAATCTGTCATTAAAACATTCATGCCCTCTCATGTAGATGATAAGTTGGCCGGTCTTTCTAGTTGTATGGTATCGAAAAAATTGATGATATTGAATGGCTCTATTGCTTTCATCTCAAATTACTTGAAGATGTCTACGTTTCACATTTCAATTTTGGGTGAAGTCGGTGTAAAGGAATCATGGACTAAACTTTTTGTTGTTGGGCGGTTACCCTGCCTTAAGTACTTTGTTGGAGCGGGAAAGAATGACAAGATGTTATTCACAAGAAAAGACAAGGAGTTAGTCTGGTTTGATTTAAACACTGGGATGATTGATAAGGTTGGTGTTAAAGCACTCTCATCTCGTTGTAGCTTACTATTCCATAGAGAAAGCATTCTTCCAATTAGAGGAATATAG
- the LOC127117530 gene encoding F-box/kelch-repeat protein At3g06240 isoform X1, producing the protein MEREMLLTATNVQVHSYIPHDIAFSILSKLSLKSFKRFQSVCKSWSLLFDDPYFMNIYRKSFLAKDSSYYDDKSLLLHLLGEDFHHHLFSLSGEWFVKLKLLKPPFYRNHFEILGSVSINGVLCLRVKSIYNEGKIVILWNPTTEEYKQVPSSLSESISIGRNDGFVDYIIGYDRVKDDYKVVQIRYVSAWRIYREIYSLNSNSWKKLDVDISIYNNVNRHKIYIDGVCHWWNKDGIQSYLVSFDFSCESVIKTFMPSHVDDKLAGLSSCMVSKKLMILNGSIAFISNYLKMSTFHISILGEVGVKESWTKLFVVGRLPCLKYFVGAGKNDKMLFTRKDKELVWFDLNTGMIDKVGVKALSSRCSLLFHRESILPIRGI; encoded by the coding sequence ATGGAGAGGGAGATGTTGCTGACTGCAACAAATGTTCAGGTTCACAGCTATATACCTCATGATATTGCCTTCTCTATTTTGTCTAAACTTTCTCTCAAATCTTTCAAGCGATTTCAATCTGTATGCAAATCATGGTCTCTTCTCTTTGATGATCCTTATTTCATGAATATCTACAGAAAATCTTTCTTAGCAAAGGATTCATCTTATTATGATGATAAATCTCTCCTCTTACATCTCTTAGGGGAAGACTTTCACCACCATTTGTTTTCTCTTTCCGGTGAGTGGTTTGTCAAGTTAAAGCTGCTAAAGCCGCCATTTTATCGGaatcattttgaaattttggGCTCAGTTAGTATTAATGGTGTTCTCTGTCTTCGTGTTAAAAGTATCTATAATGAAGGTAAAATAGTTATATTGTGGAATCCAACTACGGAGGAATATAAGCAAGTTCCTTCTAGTTTATCCGAATCTATATCTATAGGAAGGAATGATGGTTTTGTTGATTATATAATTGGTTATGACCGTGTTAAAGATGACTATAAAGTAGTTCAAATTAGATATGTTAGTGCTTGGAGGATATATAGAGAAATATATAGCTTAAATAGTAACTCTTGGAAGAAACTGGACGTTgatatatctatatataataatGTAAATAGGCATAAAATATACATAGATGGAGTGTGTCATTGGTGGAATAAAGACGGAATACAAAGTTATCTAGTGTCATTTGACTTCAGTTGTGAATCTGTCATTAAAACATTCATGCCCTCTCATGTAGATGATAAGTTGGCCGGTCTTTCTAGTTGTATGGTATCGAAAAAATTGATGATATTGAATGGCTCTATTGCTTTCATCTCAAATTACTTGAAGATGTCTACGTTTCACATTTCAATTTTGGGTGAAGTCGGTGTAAAGGAATCATGGACTAAACTTTTTGTTGTTGGGCGGTTACCCTGCCTTAAGTACTTTGTTGGAGCGGGAAAGAATGACAAGATGTTATTCACAAGAAAAGACAAGGAGTTAGTCTGGTTTGATTTAAACACTGGGATGATTGATAAGGTTGGTGTTAAAGCACTCTCATCTCGTTGTAGCTTACTATTCCATAGAGAAAGCATTCTTCCAATTAGAGGAATATAG
- the LOC127117531 gene encoding uncharacterized protein LOC127117531, which yields MGNMQGNASLSGPKKFFGNDQCKDEGGSSAGYAQRGHGRGRYYQHTAAVTIPAGNQPTQQQQQRQPPQSRAGYQVKGKGVDRHFDRPPVTYSCLLKKLKDMGLVQLRTLAPMGPDQRPANFDENVKCEFHSGAPGHSVEDCKAFKHVVQDLVDSKALNFTLSLNADANPMPAHGQAMVGAIAENSDRACAVGGETNSDCKFSGWIKPCVPGS from the coding sequence atggggaacatgcaaggaaacgcttcgttGTCTGGACCGAAGAAATTCTTTGGTAATGACCAGTGCAAGGATGAGGGTGGATCGAGTGCTGGgtacgcccagagaggacacggtaggggtcgttactaccagcacaccgctgcggtaactattcctgctggCAATCAGCCTACacagcagcaacagcaacgtcagccaccgCAATCGAGAGCCGGGTACCAGGTGAAAGGGAAAGGAgttgatcgtcattttgacaggccgcctgtgacatattcttgcttattgaagaagttgaaagatatggggctggtacagttgaggactttggcacctatgggacctgatcaaaggccagccaattttgatgaaaatgtcaaatgtgaattccattcgggtgctcccgggcacagtgtagaggactgcaaagcttttaagcacgtagtccaagacctggtggattccaaggccctcaattttacattgtcattgaatgctgatgccaatcccatgccggcgcatggacaggcgatggtgggtgcaattgctgaaaattcagatcgcgCCTGTGCGGTAGGTGGAGAGACTAACAGTGACTGCAAGTTCagtggttggataaagccgtgcgtaccaggaagctga